A window of Hevea brasiliensis isolate MT/VB/25A 57/8 chromosome 14, ASM3005281v1, whole genome shotgun sequence contains these coding sequences:
- the LOC110635158 gene encoding zinc finger A20 and AN1 domain-containing stress-associated protein 5-like — protein sequence MNHPLCANGCGFYGSAEYFNLRFNCYNEYQKQEHEINALASSIAHLSLANENIVAAASSDREFQNQDYAIRALASSMAQLSLANGSRCTCCDNRQGLMGFSCRCGNMFCVYHRLPEDHSCTFDFKTFGLQLLIKQNPLFKLDRI from the coding sequence ATGAATCACCCACTCTGCGCTAATGGCTGTGGCTTCTATGGATCAGCAGAGTATTTCAATTTGCGCTTTAACTGCTACAATGAATACCAAAAGCAAGAGCATGAAATCAACGCACTGGCTTCCTCCATAGCCCACCTTTCTTTGGCCAATGAAAATATTGTTGCTGCTGCTTCATCTGATCGAGAATTCCAAAATCAAGACTATGCAATCAGAGCACTGGCTTCCTCCATGGCTCAGCTTTCTTTGGCCAATGGTTCAAGGTGCACATGCTGCGACAATCGCCAAGGATTAATGGGTTTCAGTTGCCGTTGTGGGAatatgttttgtgtctaccatCGATTGCCTGAAGATCACTCCTGTACTTTTGATTTTAAGACGTTTGGTCTTCAGCTTTTAATCAAGCAAAATCCACTTTTCAAGCTTGATAGGATCtag
- the LOC131172885 gene encoding disease resistance protein RGA2-like has product MAEGLILSDGKRKPLEKISEEHFQDLMWMSFFQDSGDFDNGDISGYRMHKIIHDLAQSVAGNESIILEKGLPSGSLAQTRHASVICDFKSPEIPQALCEAKHLRTLVLFPGGDTTEFLNQLFKSCPSLRVLDTNRSGLHLVHSIRNFLYLRYLDLSYTLIRFLPYGTVEQLPFLQTLNLCGCYNLKELPLIAKMMSLRHLNIPECESLTLQTLPTIMVGGFLDLMFLGSLNLRGELKIIHLENVSNSNDTKNANLMEKDGLDSLGLYWREKDDSSILKLMQEDLKPTFFKREQQQSAGSSEQHQPDANAAEEVVKGLQPHQNLKILVVEGYPGKRFPHWTVPNLTKVDLRDRLNCNCLAVLGNLLFLKTLFLHGMLSLKHIGTEFYGEDTRQLFPSLEELVLSDFLNLQEWLGPDGKDTFPKLSKLIVKRCPKLTSMPLLASLLHLELRDCSEVLFNSIRSASLTVLAIEKIADFSPLSGGILVNNPFLSSLEITACQALCFPPSELGNLATLKSLKIRWCEELSSFQQGFQNLKALEFLEICNCLSIISIPEGIGSLTSLRSLSIENCDNLTSLPLSLKNLKCLEHLTIMTCPNLVSLPEDMH; this is encoded by the exons ATGGCAGAAGGCTTAATTCTGTCTGATGGAAAAAGAAAACCGCTGGAGAAAATCAGCGAGGAGCACTTCCAGGATTTGATGTGGATGTCTTTCTTCCAAGACTCAGGAGATTTTGACAATGGGGACATAAGTGGATACAGAATGCACAAAATCATTCATGACCTTGCACAATCTGTTGCAGGAAATGAGTCTATTATTCTAGAGAAAGGTCTTCCATCAGGTAGTCTTGCTCAAACTCGCCATGCTTCTGTGATTTGTGATTTTAAGTCCCCTGAAATCCCTCAAGCTTTATGTGAGGCAAAACATTTGCGAACTCTCGTACTGTTTCCTGGAGGTGACACCACAGAGTTTCTCAATCAATTGTTTAAAAGTTGTCCATCTTTGCGTGTGTTAGATACGAATAGATCTGGCCTTCATTTGGTTCACTCGATTCGTAACTTCCTGTACTTGAGATATCTTGATCTTTCTTACACACTGATCAGGTTCTTGCCTTATGGCACTGTTGAACAACTGCCATTTTTGCAAACTTTGAATCTTTGTGGTTGCTATAACCTCAAGGAATTGCCTCTTATTGCAAAAATGATGAGCCTAAGACATCTCAATATACCTGAATGCGAATCACTGACT CTGCAGACATTGCCAACAATTATGGTTGGTGGTTTTCTAGACCTTATGTTTCTAGGAAGCTTAAACCTTCGAGGTGAGCTAAAGATCATACATTTGGAGAATGTGAGTAATTCAAATGATACAAAGAATGCCAATTTGATGGAGAAAGACGGCCTTGATTCTTTAGGACTATACTGGAGGGAGAAAGATGACAGTTCCATCCTAAAGCTGATGCAGGAGGACTTAAAACCTACATTCTTCAAACGAGAACAGCAACAATCAGCTGGATCATCAGAGCAGCACCAACCTGATGCTAATGCAGCAGAAGAAGTTGTCAAAGGCCTCCAACCGCACCAAAATTTGAAGATACTAGTTGTGGAAGGTTATCCAGGAAAAAGATTTCCACATTGGACAGTTCCAAATCTAACAAAGGTTGATTTGAGAGATCGCCTGAATTGCAATTGTCTTGCTGTCCTAGGGAATCTACTATTTCTTAAGACTCTCTTCCTGCATGGAATGCTTTCTCTGAAGCATATTGGGACGGAGTTCTATGGCGAAGACACTAGGCAACTGTTCCCTTCACTCGAAGAGCTTGTTCTCAGTGATTTCCTTAATCTGCAAGAATGGCTTGGTCCAGACGGCAAAGATACCTTCCCTAAGTTGAGCAAATTAATTGTCAAGAGATGCCCCAAGCTTACTTCAATGCCATTACTTGCCTCTCTTCTACACTTGGAATTACGGGACTGTAGTGAAGTTCTATTTAATTCCATTAGGAGTGCCTCTCTTACAGTTCTTGCTATTGAGAAAATAGCAGACTTTTCACCCTTATCAGGAGGGATCCTTGTAAACaatccttttctttcttctttggaGATCACAGCTTGCCAAGCGCTTTGTTTTCCGCCATCAGAATTGGGAAACCTCGCTACTCTCAAGTCACTGAAAATTCGTTGGTGTGAAGAGCTCTCCTCTTTCCAACAAGGTTTCCAGAACCTCAAGGCTCTAGAATTCTTGGAAATTTGTAATTGTCTCAGTATAATTTCTATACCAGAGGGGATTGGAAGCTTGACTTCCCTCAGAAGTTTGTCCATAGAGAACTGTGATAATCTGACATCATTACCTTTGAGTTTGAAAAATCTCAAATGCCTTGAGCACTTGACCATCATGACATGTCCAAATCTTGTGTCTTTGCCAGAGGACATGCATTGA
- the LOC131172886 gene encoding disease resistance protein RGA2-like: MEGSNFHFQQGNMVAASQFDERETGRFVTESEIYGSNKDKEEIVKLLLSREETNKANLSFIPIIGMGGLGKTTLAQLAYNDDEVTQHFDIKIWVFVSADFDARRIIKEAIESVTMEKCDSLVVNVLQSKLWALLHRKKYLFVLDDVWTEDQKSWDKLKPLLRGGMDGSKIIITTRNEKVALTTSSPTYPYHLKGLDEDDCWQLFKHQAFPQGEESKCQNLVLIGKEIIKKCGGVPLAVKTLGSLMCFQKHAREWLFVQNSDLRNLDVYHKEILPAMKLSYLLLPSHLKHCFASAQFSPKDMKSRRRN; encoded by the coding sequence ATGGAGGGTTCTAACTTCCATTTTCAACAGGGTAATATGGTAGCAGCTAGTCAATTTGATGAGAGAGAAACAGGCCGTTTTGTCACTGAATCAGAAATCTATGGAAGCAACAAAGATAAGGAGGAGATTGTAAAACTGTTATTGTCGCGTGAAGAAACCAACAAAGCAAATTTGTCCTTTATTCCGATCATTGGAATGGGAGGACTAGGAAAGACAACTCTTGCTCAGTTAGCATACAATGATGATGAAGTAACACAACATTTTGATATTAAAATATGGGTTTTTGTTTCAGCTGATTTTGATGCAAGAAGGATAATTAAGGAAGCTATTGAGTCTGTAACAATGGAGAAATGTGATAGTTTGGTCGTAAATGTGCTTCAGTCCAAGCTCTGGGCATTGCTGCACAGGAAAAAGTACCTATTCGTGTTGGATGATGTTTGGACTGAAGATCAGAAGTCATGGGACAAACTAAAACCTCTATTAAGGGGAGGCATGGATGGGAGTAAAATCATTATCACTACCCGCAACGAAAAGGTTGCACTTACAACAAGCTCCCCAACTTATCCATACCATTTGAAAGGACTGGACGAGGATGATTGCTGGCAGTTGTTCAAGCATCAAGCTTTCCCACAAGGAGAAGAAAGTAAGTGTCAGAACCTTGTACTGATAGGAAAGGAGATTATTAAGAAATGTGGAGGTGTTCCATTGGCAGTAAAAACATTGGGAAGTTTGATGTGCTTTCAGAAACACGCAAGGGAGTGGCTATTTGTTCAAAACAGTGACCTGAGGAATTTAGATGTCTACCATAAAGAAATTTTACCTGCAATGAAATTGAGTTACCTTCTTTTACCATCTCACCTCAAACACTGCTTTGCTTCTGCTCAATTTTCCCCAAAGGATATGAAATCAAGAAGGAGAAACTAA
- the LOC131172887 gene encoding squalene epoxidase 1-like yields MPNRSMPAAPYPTPGGGMTVALSDIVVLRNLLRPFHDLSNVYSLCKYLEPFYTLRKPVASTINTLAGALYKVLSASTDPARNEMREACFDYLTLGGVFSNGPIALLSGLNPRPLKLVLHFFAVAIYGVSRLIVPFPSIPRMWIGARMISVALVIIFPIIKAKGKRSSTNVLPYNAHPLQISSCLRTRNAKI; encoded by the exons ATGCCTAATAGAAGCATGCCTGCTGCTCCTTATCCCACTCCTG GAGGAGGAATGACAGTTGCGCTATCTGATATTGTTGTATTGAGGAATCTTCTGAGGCCTTTCCATGATCTAAGCAATGTATATTCCCTTTGCAAGTatcttgaacctttctacactctACGCAAG CCTGTGGCATCTACCATAAATACTTTGGCTGGAGCCTTATACAAGGTTTTAAGTGCATCAACTGATCCTGCAAGAAATGAAATGCGTGAAGCATGTTTTGACTATTTGACTCTTGGAGGTGTATTTTCGAATGGACCTATTGCTTTACTCTCTGGTCTAAATCCTCGTCCATTGAAATTGGTTCTCCATTTCTTTGCGGTGGCTATCTATGGCGTCAGCCGCTTAATAGTTCCATTTCCTTCAATTCCACGCATGTGGATTGGAGCTAGAATGATCTCG gtTGCATTAGTAATCATTTTCCCTATCATAAAGGCTAAAGGCAAAAGGAGTTCGACAAATGTTCTTCCCTACAATGCTCACCCATTGCAGATCTCAAGTTGTTTGAGAACAAGAAATGCAAAgatttga
- the LOC110635159 gene encoding disease resistance protein At4g27190-like yields the protein MDNILPEEAPVLFLINGGMGLTKPPKVEQWDGLIEICLMDNDISKLPISPSCPKLQKLFLGRNYKLRIIPPPFFDHMPALQVLNLSRTSIKSLPESLFKLFNLRRLFLNHCALITTLSPKIGELEQLEVLDLEGTEIMYLPKEVGKLTNLTCLEVSFFEPTSRRRLEQSHEIIPCGTISALSLLEELNIDVRSNDNLWNASAGEVASEICRLQRLHTLKFHFPRVELLSYFNWDGEKMSPSLSYFRFTVGHLVERIISRLSCDAELELERYDRYLKYVNGEDIPGEIKKVLRHSTAFFLDRHWTIRKLSDFGYRNMLQLKCLVAGECNNLQAIIDGDQIESPSSDATVGLVSLEYMHIYCMKNLRSIWEGAVNNSSFYSLKYLTFSTCPELTNIFTPGLLANFSNLEELIIDSCPKITCLVSCDRCDDKITFILPALKRISLHFLPKLASISNGWLISPRLELMSFQDCKNLKSLPISKAFNENLRKIEGEHGWWQELKWEDTHQDSWDDIFVPID from the coding sequence ATGGATAATATCCTACCTGAGGAAGCTCCAGTATTGTTTCTTATTAATGGTGGTATGGGGTTGACAAAGCCACCAAAGGTTGAGCAATGGGATGGGTTAATTGAGATTTGTTTGATGGATAATGACATATCTAAATTGCCCATTAGTCCGAGTTGCCCCAAACTCCAAAAATTGTTTCTTGGAAGAAACTACAAGCTAAGAATCATACCACCTCCATTTTTTGATCATATGCCAGCGCTCCAGGTTCTAAACTTGTCAAGAACTTCTATCAAATCTTTGCCTGAGTCTCTTTTCAAATTGTTCAACCTTAGAAGGCTCTTTCTGAATCATTGTGCTCTTATCACAACCTTGTCACCCAAAATTGGAGAACTCGAGCAGCTTGAAGTACTTGATCTTGAAGGGACAGAGATCATGTATTTGCCCAAGGAAGTTGGAAAATTGACAAATCTCACGTGCTTGGAAGTGTCATTTTTTGAACCTACAAGTCGAAGGAGATTAGAGCAATCACATGAAATAATTCCTTGTGGGACTATTTCAGCTTTATCTCTATTAGAAGAATTAAATATTGATGTGCGTTCTAATGACAATCTGTGGAATGCATCTGCAGGAGAAGTTGCTTCTGAGATTTGTAGATTGCAGAGGTTGCATACGCTTAAATTCCACTTTCCCAGGGTGGAACTTCTGAGCTATTTCAATTGGGATGGAGAAAAAATGTCTCCATCATTGTCATATTTTAGATTCACTGTTGGTCATCTTGTTGAACGTATCATATCTCGACTCTCATGTGATGCTGAATTGGAGCTTGAACGATATGATAGGTACCTGAAGTATGTAAATGGTGAAGATATTCCTGGAGAGATTAAGAAGGTGCTCAGACATTCAACTGCATTTTTCTTGGATCGCCACTGGACTATTAGAAAGTTATCTGATTTTGGCTACAGAAACATGCTGCAATTAAAATGTCTAGTAGCTGGGGAATGCAACAATCTTCAAGCAATTATTGATGGAGATCAAATTGAGTCACCATCTAGTGATGCAACTGTTGGTCTTGTTTCACTAGAATACATGCACATATATTGCATGAAGAATCTGAGGAGCATATGGGAAGGTGCTGTGAATAACTCTAGCTTTTATTCATTGAAGTACTTGACCTTCAGCACATGTCCAGAGCTTACCAACATCTTCACACCAGGGCTGCTTGCAAATTTCTCTAACCTTGAAGAGCTcataattgattcttgtcccaaaATCACATGCTTAGTGAGTTGCGACAGATGTGATGATAAGATCACTTTCATTCTCCCAGCCCTGAAGAGGATATCACTTCATTTCTTACCAAAATTGGCTAGCATCTCCAATGGTTGGCTCATTTCACCGAGGCTAGAATTGATGAGCTTTCAGGATTGCAAGAATCTCAAGAGTCTCCCAATAAGCAAAGCTTTCAATGAGAATCTGAGAAAGATCGAGGGCGAGCATGGTTGGTGGCAAGAATTGAAGTGGGAAGATACTCATCAAGATTCTTGGGATGACATTTTTGTTCCAATTGATTAA